The following are encoded in a window of Vigna unguiculata cultivar IT97K-499-35 chromosome 8, ASM411807v1, whole genome shotgun sequence genomic DNA:
- the LOC114195477 gene encoding uncharacterized protein LOC114195477, whose product MLGAVQLGLLAACVVLFVPMGMAGWHLSRNKVLFFSGALFITLAVGVHLTPYFPSVSDFVTSVSSSSVDVVVDNRDSCVSLLHEIVWEVRPRVFDFDPTNNNSVNYEKSWSWKRSGSVESCEFQRLNRHDVSVLLNGSWVVVAGDSQARIFALSLLSLVLDSEGMESVKGSLFKRHSDYHTVVDEMGMVLDFMWAPYVTNLTSLVAGFKRNRLYPDLLVMGSGLWHMLHITNASDYGVSLGDLRSSVTSLLPVSSEFGNDESVAVRSPHLFWLGMPSLVNSMLNTEEKREKMSDLVRGEYEREVKRSGMLRQFEGPLQLLDIGSLSWNCGIRCTDDGMHYDGVVYEAGVHVMLNALLIESHQKI is encoded by the coding sequence ATGTTAGGTGCGGTGCAGTTGGGGTTGTTAGCGGCGTGCGTGGTTCTCTTTGTGCCTATGGGTATGGCGGGGTGGCACTTGAGTCGCAACAAGGTTCTCTTCTTCAGTGGCGCACTTTTCATCACTCTCGCTGTCGGAGTTCACCTCACTCCTTATTTCCCTTCGGTTTCTGATTTCGTCACATCGGTTTCCTCTTCTTCTGTTGATGTTGTCGTGGACAATCGCGATTCGTGTGTTTCGTTGCTTCATGAAATTGTCTGGGAGGTGAGGCCGAGGGTGTTTGACTTCGACCCTACGAATAACAATTCCGTGAACTACGAAAAGTCTTGGTCTTGGAAGAGATCGGGTTCTGTGGAGTCGTGTGAGTTTCAGAGGCTTAATCGGCACGACGTTTCGGTTTTGCTTAATGGGTCTTGGGTGGTGGTGGCGGGGGATTCGCAAGCTCGAATCTTTGCGCTTTCGTTGTTGAGTTTGGTTCTGGACTCAGAAGGTATGGAATCTGTTAAAGGGTCTTTGTTCAAGCGGCATAGTGATTATCACACTGTGGTGGATGAGATGGGGATGGTGTTGGATTTCATGTGGGCACCTTATGTCACCAATTTGACTAGTTTGGTTGCGGGGTTCAAGAGGAATCGTCTTTATCCTGATCTTTTGGTGATGGGTTCTGGTTTGTGGCACATGCTGCACATCACGAATGCTTCGGATTATGGTGTGTCTTTGGGGGATTTGAGGAGTTCGGTGACTTCACTGTTGCCGGTGTCCTCCGAATTTGGCAATGATGAGTCTGTGGCGGTTAGGTCGCCACACTTGTTTTGGCTTGGGATGCCAAGTTTGGTGAACTCCATGTTGAATACAGAGGAGAAGAGGGAGAAGATGAGTGATTTAGTGCGGGGAGAATATGAGAGAGAGGTCAAGAGAAGTGGCATGTTGAGGCAGTTTGAGGGTCCACTTCAACTGCTGGATATTGGGTCATTGAGTTGGAATTGTGGGATCAGGTGTACAGATGATGGGATGCATTATGATGGAGTTGTTTATGAGGCTGGAGTTCATG